CTTACGGTTATGACAAGATCCACAGCGTGGACATTCCATGATTAATTGACCTCAATTCATACCGCTATTATGCAACGCCTAAATTTCGTGGTGCATACAATGCACTCTTGCAGTTATCAGCAGATCAAAAACAAAAAGGTGTGATCACATTTTCATCGGGGAATCACGCTCAAGCGATCGCCTTAGCTGGAAGTTTGCTCAACATTCCCACAACTATAGTCATGCCAGAAGACGCCCCTAGTGTCAAATACTCAGCAACTCGTGGTTATGGTGCAGAGATAATTTTATATGACCGCAAGACTACAAACAGGGAAGAGTTAACTCAAACTTTGGCACTGGATAGAGGTCTAACAATTATCCCTCCCTACGACCATCCTCATATAGTCGCGGGACAGGGGACAGCAGCTAAAGAACTAGTAGAGGAAGTCGGTGGATTAGATTTACTGTTAGTGTGTTGTGGTGGTGGCGGCTTACTTTCTGGAAGTGCGATCACGGCTAAAGCCCTTTCACCCAATTGTAAAGTCATCGGTGTAGAACCAGAACGCGCTGACGATGCTACCCGTTCTTTTCACACTAAAACCCTCCACACTGTCAATAATCCTGATACCATCGCTGACGGTGCGCGGACTTCTAGTTTAGGTAAAATTACGTTTCCTCTAGTATTAAATTACGTCGATGACATGGTAACAGTATCTGAGGAAGCAATTGTTAAGACTATGCTCTTTTTATGGGAACGCTTAAAAATAGTTGTAGAACCTACTGGAGTATTAGCTGCTTCTGCATTATTAGAAGGTGTGATGAATTAACCTGACGCGAAGATTGGTGTAATTATTAGCGGTGGAAATGTAGATTTAACACAAGTTAGGAAATTATTTTCCTGTTGATTCTGAACTCGACTTTACCCATTTATCAATCCAGAGTTTATTGAACATATGTATAAAAAACAGCAAAAAGTTCCAAATCGCTCGCAAAATCAAACACAACAACAGAATTGACCTATGATTGTGAAACCGAAATATTTGGTAGTGTCACTGTTTATCTTGCTAGGAGGAATTTATCCTAGTGATGCAGTCTCCACACCCCCTGACCCGAAAATATTACACGTGATCAATCGCCTCAGTTTTGGCCCTCGTCCTGGAGATGTAGCGAAAGTCAAAACTTTAGGTATAGAAAATTACATAAAATCACAACTCTCACCAGATTCTATTCCGGAACCGCAAAGCTTGACAAATCAATTGTCACAGCTTGAGACTCTGAACATGAGTCCAGTGGAACTATACAGAGAATATGCGCCTGTTTTTAAAGCTCAACAACCAGCCCAGCAAGCCCTTCATGGGAAGGTACGATTAGTAATTCAACAGGCAGTCCAAGCACGCTTACTCAGGGCAACACAAAGCCCTCGACAACTGCAAGAAGTGATGGTGGATTTTTGGTATAACCATTTCAATGTTTATGCGGGCAAAGGACTGGATCGGTTGTGGATAGGAGTATACGAGCAAGAAGCCATTCGACCTTATGTACTGGGCAGCTTTCGCGACCTCTTGGAAGCAACAGCCCGCCATCCTGCCATGCTCTTTTACTTGGATAACTGGCAAAATACTGCTCCTGGTAGTCCTGGTGCGCGGGGAAGATTTCAAGGTATCAACGAGAACTATGCTCGTGAATTGATGGAACTCCACACCTTGGGGGTAGACGGTGGTTATACTCAACAAGATGTGGTTGCCTTAGCACGAATTTTAACAGGTTGGGGATTCCGTCGCGATCGCCAGACTAGTACTGGTTCAGGATTCTACTTTGACCCAAAGCGGCATGACTTTAGCGATAAGGTTTTCTTGGGACACACAATTAAGGGTAGCGGCGAAGCTGAAGTTGAACAAGCCTTAGATATCTTAGCTCGCAGTCCTGCAACTGCTCATCACATTAGTTATCAATTAGCTCAGTATTTCGTGAGCGATCGTCCTCCTGAAACTTTGGTAAAACGTCTACAAGAGCGCTTTTTAGCAACCAATGGTAATATTCGGGAAGTTTTAAATACCCTATTTCACAGTCCAGAGTTCTGGGATACGAGTAACTTTAATACAAAATTTAAAACACCATATCAATACGTGGTATCTGGAATACGAGCAACAGGTATCAAAGTTGAGAATTTTACTCCCCTGGCTAACACTCTAAAACAATTGGGAATGCCTCTCTACGGTTGCCAAACTCCCGATGGTTACAAAAACACACAAGAGGCATGGTTAAATCCTGATGCTATGACTCGCCGTCTTAACTTTGCCACTGCCTTAGCCAGTGGACGTTTACGGCTGGCAATGCCACTTAATCCAACTAAAAACAACCAACTAAGCCGCAATCAGCCAGTAGATGCCTTGCAATTAGCAAATACACTTGGCAATTCTTTTTCCAAAAAAACCCAAACTGCTATTGCTTCGAGTCCTCCTCAATTGCGGGCAGCATTAATCTTAGGCAGTCCAGAGTTTATGTATCGCTAGTTGGTTACAACCTTTGTCAAAGTTAGCTTTGAGCTAACAATTAGCTTTTAACCCCAAATTTATTTGAGGGCAAGATATCCGGTAGGTGCAAGACACTAATGTGATAAATTACACAACGAGGCAATGAAAATTTAACTCCTCCTACACCTCTACACCCAAACCACCCCCACACCCATTTTCAAGACAGATATGACTCACCAACCACCACCAACTAACTACTAACTACTAACTACTAACTACTAACTATATTTATGAATAGACGCGATTTTCTTTTCCATGCAGGTGCTTTTTCAGTTAGTACCTTAACAGCAGTCGGAACAAACGCTTGGTTAGCCAGATCCGAAACCCAAAACAGTAACCAGAAGCGTTTGATTGTTATCTTTCTACGTGGTGCAATCGATGGATTGAGTGTAGTAGTTCCTTACTCAGAGACTGCTTACTATCAGGCACGGTCAAAAATTGCTATTCCCAAACCTGGTAATGAAGGAGGAGTTCTCGATTTAAATGGTCATTTTGGGTTACATCCAGCATTGGCTTCCCTAATGCCTTTATGGCAACAGAAAACTCTTGCCTTTGTTCATGCCAGTGGTTCTCCTGATCCTACTCGTTCCCATTTTGATGCTCAAGATTACATGGAAAGTGGTACTCCTGGTATAAAGCGGACTACCGACGGCTGGATGAATCGTTTACTTAGAGTTTTATCAGGAAACTCGCCCATCAAAGCAGTAAGCGTGAGTGCGACAACACCGCGCATTTTATCTGGACAAATATCTGTGGCGAACTTGGACTTAAATAGAGCTGTTACCAAACCTTCACTGTTAGATCGTCCCCAAGTGGAAGCAGCATTTGAGCAACTCTACAATGGTCATGATCAGTTGAGTCAAACCTATCGAGAAGGCCAACAAGCACGTCAAGCATTAAAGGCCGACCTCAATGCCGAAATGGAAATGGCCAATAATGGTGCGCCTTTACCTAATGGTTTCGCCAAAACTGCCCTACATTTAGCACAATTAATGGTTAAAGACTCTCGAATCGAGTTAGGATTCATGCAATTGGGAGGTTGGGATACCCATGTCAATCAAGGTGGTAGTAAAGGAAAGTTAGCCAGAAACTTGGCACAACTAGGACAAGGCTTAGCAAGTTTAGTGAAGGGATTAGGGCCTGTTTATCAACACACTACTGTTTTAGTTATGTCTGAGTTTGGTCGTACCGTCAGCGAAAATGGCAATGGTGGTACAGATCACGGACACGGAAATGTCATGTGGGTGTTAGGTGGAAGAATTCGCGGTGGCAAGGTTTATGGAGAATGGCCAGGTTTAGGAACTAACCAACTTTACCAAGGCAGAGACTTAGCAATTACCACTGATTTTCGAGATGTGATTGCTGTAGTTTTAGAACATCACATGAATTTAAACGACGCTAAAATGAACCAAGTTTTTTCAAATTATATACCTACTAATAAGATTAATTTGATATAGATTATTTAAATAAATTACATGAATAATTCTCGCCTCATCAAAATTAGTAAATACCTTAGCAAACACCTCCGCCATCAACCAGAACGCATTGGTTTGAAACTTGCTCCTGGTGGCTGGGTTGCTGTTGATGAATTATTAGCAGCGTGCCAAAAAAATCAGTTTCCCATAACCCGTGCAGAACTCAATGAAGTTGTCGCTAACAACGATAAAAAACGCTTTTCTTTTGATTCTACAGGTGCTTTCATTCGTGCTAATCAAGGACATAGCACTGATGTTGATTTACAACTAGAACCTGTTTCTCCTCCTGATGTGCTTTATCACGGTACAGGACACGAATCTGTTGATTCAATTTTGCAAACAGGACTTAATAAAATGTTGCGTCATCATGTGCATTTATCAGCTGATATTGTTACAGCCAAAACAGTTGGTGCAAGACATGGTAAACCAGTAGTATTGATTGTAGATGCGGCGGCAATGTATGAAGCTGGTTATATTTTTTATTGTTCTGATAATGGAGTTTGGTTAGTTGATCATGTACCACCAGAATATTTGCAGAAAAATGAATAAACAGAAGTAGTCATGATGAAATGCATACAGCAATAATCAATAAAAAAACTTTCTTTCCTTGTGCTTCTTACTATCTGCCTCCTGCCTTTCTACAAAGTTTACTGGTGATGCATAATCTCAATAACCGTCTTCAACCAATCAATATAAATCTGTTCTCTACGTAACACCAACTCTAATACAAGTCTTTGCATAATCTGTTCACGACTCACATACTGATCGCCAAGCATGGGTAAATTAATCTTTTCACACTCAGTTAGTTTTTCAATACGTGCAGCTAGCTGCTGTTCTAGGAGTTGAACGATCGCTTCATTAGGTAAGTGCGCTGCGAAAAATAACTGAAGGAGTAACGGTTCTCTTAGTGTTGGTAAAGGCTGGGGAGATTGTAACCATCGGATGAATTCGGCTTTTCCCGCCTCCGTCACACTGTAGACTTTGCGATTAGGGCGATCACATTGAATCTCAATGCTACAAGTAATCCAACCCTGTTCCAGTAATTTATCAAGGGTTCTGTAAATCTGTGCTTGGTCTGCTGGCCACAAGTGAACAAGGTATTGATCGAAGCAGTTTGTTTTCAGTTCGTAGCCTGTCCTCTGTTCTTCCTGAAGCAGACCCATTATTGCATATGCTAGCGACATAGACGGTTTTCCGCAAGTAAAGTAGTTTAAGCTCTATCTGTCATTTCTGATATGGATGCTAATATAAGACTAATCATATATAAGAGTTATCTAGCACGGTAATCTTGATGACGGCATAAATTAACAAAAACCGTAACTATCTGGTTGTGGATTGAAAGAACTACCAACTTTTGCCGTTGAGGTTTTACAACATTGAATTGGAAGGTGAGGAAGTGGCGATCACCAATTTATCAGATGCGAAATCACCATTGAATTTGTTGCTAATTGCTGGCGTACCACTCAACCCACTCTACAAAATCATTCCAGCTACTGCAAACTATTGTAACGAGAGGATGGGTTCCATTGACTTCTAACATACTTATACAGCGAATACATCAACATCAATATCTGCGCGATTTGCGAAATAAATTGCTACACCTTCACCGGATGTTGCTGGATACAGAACGCATCAATTACGAACAGGTGCGTGGACGAGTATCGAACGGAGAATTACTCCGACTCGTCATCGAACATGAACAATTCGCTTGGTTGCATCGCATATCTGAAGTGATTGTGGAAATTGATGAAATGTTGCAAGCAGATAAACCGATATCACTGGAAGATGTCGAAAATTTGATTGCTGATGTTAGCGCACTGCTGACACCACAAGAGGAAGGAAATGCGTTTGCCAGAAAATACTACAATGCTCTGCAACGGGAAGCTAGCGTTGTATTGGCACATGCAGAGGTGTCACAACTGCTTGCATCCAAGTAATTGACACTACCCGATAAATCTATCGTGATAGGGATTGTTGGTTCAAAGAGTCTACCTTAAGTAAAAATAGGTAATATCGAATTACCTATTTTTACTGGGGGAGTTCATGTATCTCCTTTCTCACGGTTCGGGGTTTTACTACTCCCCCAAACCCCATGTTCTGAAAAGGGATCACCAAAGCTTATGGGACTTTTTGACCAAATTATCAATGCGATCGACAATCCTAGCCAGCAAGGCAGTACAGGGCAGTTGGGTGATATCGTCAATACTGTAAAGCAGCTAAGTAATCGGACTGGTGCAGATCCTTCTACCATGCAATCAGTTATTGGTATTGTAGGTAGTTATGTACGTTCTGCTTTGCAACAAAAGCAAGCTCATGGTGGTAACGCAGAAGCGCAAGCTGTAGTTAATCAATACGGCGGTACTTCTCCCAGTTCCCAAGCTGTAAACTCTCTATTTTCGCTAGGAATGCAACGACAGGTGGCTGAAACTGTTTCCCAGCGTACTGGCTTGGATGCTGGTATGATTGAGCAATTATTACCAGTGTTGGTTCCTATAGTCCTGAATTTTTTGAAAACAGGTGCAAGTTCCCAATTAGGTGGGAACTCTGTCTTGAATTCTTTCCTAGATGCTGACAATGATGGTGATGTTGATATTGCTGATGCGATGCAGATGGCAACTAGGTATTTAGGAAGATAAATATTTTACTTATCCATAACTCATAAATAATCGTACACAACAACGATTATTTGTGAGTCTTTCTTATAAATCTTTAAAAACTCTCTTCCAACCCCCCCTACTGATTAAGGAAGATGTAATTATTTACATAATATTTATTTATGTTTTGAATTGTGCGATCGCTTATATAAAAACATAAAACAGGCTTTGTGCAAAGCTTTCAAGTTGTAGATTTATTGAAATTTTGCACTCCC
Above is a genomic segment from Fischerella sp. JS2 containing:
- a CDS encoding DUF1800 domain-containing protein, with amino-acid sequence MIVKPKYLVVSLFILLGGIYPSDAVSTPPDPKILHVINRLSFGPRPGDVAKVKTLGIENYIKSQLSPDSIPEPQSLTNQLSQLETLNMSPVELYREYAPVFKAQQPAQQALHGKVRLVIQQAVQARLLRATQSPRQLQEVMVDFWYNHFNVYAGKGLDRLWIGVYEQEAIRPYVLGSFRDLLEATARHPAMLFYLDNWQNTAPGSPGARGRFQGINENYARELMELHTLGVDGGYTQQDVVALARILTGWGFRRDRQTSTGSGFYFDPKRHDFSDKVFLGHTIKGSGEAEVEQALDILARSPATAHHISYQLAQYFVSDRPPETLVKRLQERFLATNGNIREVLNTLFHSPEFWDTSNFNTKFKTPYQYVVSGIRATGIKVENFTPLANTLKQLGMPLYGCQTPDGYKNTQEAWLNPDAMTRRLNFATALASGRLRLAMPLNPTKNNQLSRNQPVDALQLANTLGNSFSKKTQTAIASSPPQLRAALILGSPEFMYR
- a CDS encoding DUF1501 domain-containing protein, with product MNRRDFLFHAGAFSVSTLTAVGTNAWLARSETQNSNQKRLIVIFLRGAIDGLSVVVPYSETAYYQARSKIAIPKPGNEGGVLDLNGHFGLHPALASLMPLWQQKTLAFVHASGSPDPTRSHFDAQDYMESGTPGIKRTTDGWMNRLLRVLSGNSPIKAVSVSATTPRILSGQISVANLDLNRAVTKPSLLDRPQVEAAFEQLYNGHDQLSQTYREGQQARQALKADLNAEMEMANNGAPLPNGFAKTALHLAQLMVKDSRIELGFMQLGGWDTHVNQGGSKGKLARNLAQLGQGLASLVKGLGPVYQHTTVLVMSEFGRTVSENGNGGTDHGHGNVMWVLGGRIRGGKVYGEWPGLGTNQLYQGRDLAITTDFRDVIAVVLEHHMNLNDAKMNQVFSNYIPTNKINLI
- a CDS encoding RNA 2'-phosphotransferase; protein product: MNNSRLIKISKYLSKHLRHQPERIGLKLAPGGWVAVDELLAACQKNQFPITRAELNEVVANNDKKRFSFDSTGAFIRANQGHSTDVDLQLEPVSPPDVLYHGTGHESVDSILQTGLNKMLRHHVHLSADIVTAKTVGARHGKPVVLIVDAAAMYEAGYIFYCSDNGVWLVDHVPPEYLQKNE
- a CDS encoding PadR family transcriptional regulator, whose amino-acid sequence is MSLAYAIMGLLQEEQRTGYELKTNCFDQYLVHLWPADQAQIYRTLDKLLEQGWITCSIEIQCDRPNRKVYSVTEAGKAEFIRWLQSPQPLPTLREPLLLQLFFAAHLPNEAIVQLLEQQLAARIEKLTECEKINLPMLGDQYVSREQIMQRLVLELVLRREQIYIDWLKTVIEIMHHQ
- a CDS encoding DUF937 domain-containing protein, producing the protein MGLFDQIINAIDNPSQQGSTGQLGDIVNTVKQLSNRTGADPSTMQSVIGIVGSYVRSALQQKQAHGGNAEAQAVVNQYGGTSPSSQAVNSLFSLGMQRQVAETVSQRTGLDAGMIEQLLPVLVPIVLNFLKTGASSQLGGNSVLNSFLDADNDGDVDIADAMQMATRYLGR